From Chloroflexota bacterium, one genomic window encodes:
- a CDS encoding cellulose binding domain-containing protein, whose translation MIGGLLTTQNAKPTAAAASCVVTYRIPNDWGSGFLGDVNIQNNGAAISSWTVGWSFAGNQQITNLWNGVVTQTGNQVTVRNAGWNGAIGSGGAVNFGFQGTYSGANAIPTVFTLNGVVCGETNPNPTATTPPTATTRPTNTVVVPTNTAVPPTSTTRPTNTTVPPTNTAVPPTATNGPTSTPRPTNTPTVVPPTSTPTQPGDDTYDQRFLEMYAELKNPANGYFSPEGVPYHSIETLIVEAPDYGHETTSEAYSYWLWLEAMYGEATGNWQPLADAWRNMEMYIIPTSQDQPSSGSYNANSPATYAGEWELPSQYPSQLQTGVSVGQDPIAAELRSAYGTSDVYGMHWLLDVDNWYGYGRRGDGTSKPSYINTFQRGAQESVWETVPHPSWESFNDGGPFGFLNLFTGDASYARQWRYTNAPDADARAIQAIYWAKIWADEQGGSPIVNGLVTKAAKMGDYLRYAFFDKYFKQIGCTSTSCPAGSGYNSAHYLLSWYYAWGGSIGNGGGWAWRIGSSHNHFGYQNPMAAWILASQPAFKPASTNGARDWNTSLTRQIEFYTWLQSSEGAIAGGATNSWNGRYEAAPAGTSTFYNMAYDEKPVYHDPASNTWFGFQAWSMERVAEYYYASGDVKAKNVLDKWVTWALANTTLTSNGSYEIPSTLAWSGQPATWNASNPAANTNLHVTVVDKTQDVGVAAAYAKTLMYYSAATKRYGTQHVASQTMAKELIDRMWSEYRDDKGVANPETRKDYNRFDDAVYVPNGWTGTMANGDPINNSSTFLSIRTKYEDDPAFPAVQAYLNGGPAPTFTYHRFWAQADIAMAYAEYDRLFQ comes from the coding sequence ATGATTGGTGGCCTGTTGACCACCCAGAATGCCAAGCCAACCGCCGCCGCCGCCAGTTGTGTGGTCACCTATCGCATTCCCAACGATTGGGGCAGTGGCTTCCTCGGCGATGTTAATATTCAAAATAATGGTGCAGCCATCAGTAGCTGGACGGTTGGCTGGAGTTTCGCTGGCAATCAGCAAATTACCAACCTCTGGAATGGGGTTGTAACCCAAACTGGCAATCAAGTAACCGTGCGTAATGCAGGCTGGAATGGCGCAATTGGCAGCGGCGGCGCAGTCAACTTTGGCTTCCAAGGAACCTACAGCGGCGCTAATGCCATCCCAACCGTATTTACATTAAATGGGGTGGTTTGTGGTGAAACGAATCCGAACCCAACCGCAACCACTCCACCAACTGCAACCACCCGCCCAACCAACACCGTAGTTGTGCCAACTAACACGGCGGTGCCGCCAACCAGCACGACGCGCCCAACCAACACAACCGTGCCACCAACTAACACGGCAGTGCCACCAACCGCGACCAACGGCCCAACCAGCACGCCACGGCCAACCAATACCCCAACGGTTGTACCACCAACCAGCACCCCAACCCAACCAGGCGATGATACCTACGATCAACGCTTCTTGGAAATGTATGCTGAGTTGAAGAACCCAGCTAATGGCTATTTCAGCCCCGAAGGTGTGCCCTACCACTCAATCGAAACCTTGATTGTTGAAGCTCCGGATTATGGCCACGAAACCACATCCGAAGCCTACAGCTATTGGTTGTGGCTCGAAGCCATGTACGGCGAAGCAACTGGCAACTGGCAACCATTGGCCGATGCTTGGCGCAACATGGAAATGTATATCATTCCAACCAGCCAAGATCAACCAAGCAGTGGTTCGTACAATGCCAATAGCCCAGCCACCTATGCAGGCGAATGGGAATTGCCCAGCCAATACCCATCACAATTACAAACTGGCGTTTCAGTTGGTCAAGACCCAATTGCCGCTGAATTACGCTCGGCTTATGGCACCAGCGATGTCTATGGCATGCACTGGTTGCTCGACGTTGATAACTGGTATGGCTATGGCCGCCGTGGCGATGGCACCAGCAAACCATCATATATCAACACCTTCCAACGTGGCGCTCAAGAATCAGTTTGGGAAACCGTGCCCCATCCATCGTGGGAAAGCTTCAATGATGGCGGCCCCTTCGGCTTCTTGAACTTGTTCACTGGCGATGCTAGCTATGCCCGCCAATGGCGCTACACCAACGCTCCCGATGCTGATGCCCGTGCCATCCAAGCGATCTACTGGGCCAAGATCTGGGCTGACGAACAAGGTGGTTCGCCAATCGTCAATGGTTTGGTAACCAAGGCCGCCAAGATGGGCGACTACTTGCGCTACGCCTTCTTCGATAAGTACTTCAAGCAAATTGGCTGTACTTCAACCTCGTGCCCAGCTGGATCAGGCTACAACAGCGCTCACTATCTGTTGTCGTGGTACTACGCTTGGGGTGGCTCAATTGGTAATGGCGGCGGCTGGGCATGGCGCATCGGCAGCAGCCACAATCACTTTGGCTACCAAAACCCAATGGCAGCCTGGATTTTGGCCAGCCAACCAGCCTTCAAACCAGCTTCAACCAACGGCGCTCGCGACTGGAACACCAGCTTGACCCGCCAAATCGAGTTCTACACTTGGTTGCAATCGAGCGAAGGTGCCATCGCTGGTGGTGCTACCAACAGCTGGAATGGCCGCTACGAAGCAGCCCCAGCCGGAACCAGCACCTTCTACAATATGGCCTACGACGAAAAACCAGTCTACCACGATCCGGCTAGCAACACTTGGTTTGGTTTCCAAGCTTGGTCGATGGAACGGGTCGCTGAATATTACTACGCTTCAGGCGATGTCAAAGCCAAGAACGTGCTCGACAAGTGGGTAACCTGGGCTTTGGCCAACACCACCTTGACCAGCAATGGCAGCTATGAAATTCCATCAACCTTGGCTTGGAGCGGTCAACCAGCTACATGGAACGCCAGCAATCCAGCCGCTAACACCAACTTGCACGTCACGGTCGTCGATAAGACCCAAGACGTTGGTGTTGCCGCCGCCTATGCCAAGACCTTGATGTACTACAGCGCTGCAACCAAGCGCTATGGCACGCAACACGTCGCTTCACAAACTATGGCCAAAGAATTGATCGACCGCATGTGGTCAGAATATCGCGACGATAAGGGTGTTGCTAACCCCGAAACCCGCAAAGACTACAACCGCTTCGACGATGCAGTTTATGTGCCAAACGGCTGGACGGGCACCATGGCCAATGGTGATCCAATCAACAATTCATCAACCTTCTTGAGCATTCGCACCAAATACGAAGATGATCCAGCCTTCCCAGCAGTGCAAGCCTACCTCAATGGTGGCCCTGCACCAACCTTCACTTACCACCGCTTCTGGGCTCAAGCCGATATCGCAATGGCCTACGCCGAATACGATCGCTTGTTCCAGTAA